One Setaria viridis chromosome 7, Setaria_viridis_v4.0, whole genome shotgun sequence genomic region harbors:
- the LOC117865126 gene encoding transcription factor bHLH25: protein MEDYSGLFLQWAMDRPQQEHLAAAPVDGECGEVATFPSLQALREASQAEEMVQELIGQPHPANSWSPGDGYIIDGSSIGKNADPALSRSTSWNFGAASAPPPGPRDGGMSGAAATRSLPELTCGPPPTRRAVLKSVGSMYAQDHIIAERKRREKINQRFIELSTVIPGLKKMDKATILSDATRYMKELQEKIKALEDGSSDRSIESWVLVKNPCIAVPDEGSSQSWTSSGTPAMSRNPLPEIEARFLEKSVMVRIHCEDGKGVAARVLTEVDELHLSIIHANVTPFPASTLIITITAKVEEGFTVTADEILGRLNSALLHSSSCNSPEETGN, encoded by the exons ATGGAGGACTACTCGGGCCTGTTCTTGCAGTGGGCGATGGATAGGCCGCAGCAGGAGCATCTGGCGGCAGCCCCTGTCGACGGTGAGTGCGGTGAGGTGGCTACCTTCCCCTCGCTCCAAGCGCTCCGCGAGGCCTCGCAAGCTGAAGAAATGGTCCAGGAGCTGATCGGGCAGCCCCACCCGGCAAACAGCTGGAGCCCAGGCGATGGGTACATCATCGACGGCAGCAGCATCGGCAAGAACGCAGACCCCGCACTGAGCAGAAGCACGAGCTGGAATTTCGGCGCCgcctcagcgccgccgccgggtcctCGCGACGGCGGCATGTCTGGGGCCGCCGCCACACGCAGCCTGCCGGAGCTGACGTGCGGGCCACCGCCGACGAGAAGAGCCGTCTTGAAGAGCGTGGGATCCATGTATGCGCAGGACCACATCATCGCGGAGAGAAAAAGGAGGGAGAAGATCAACCAACGCTTCATCGAGCTCTCCACCGTCATCCCCGGCCTCAAGAAG ATGGACAAAGCGACGATCCTTTCTGACGCGACGAGATACATGAAGGAGCTCCAAGAAAAGatcaaggcactggaagatggCAGCAGCGACCGCAGCATCGAGTCCTGGGTCCTCGTCAAGAATCCGTGCATCGCGGTGCCCGACGAGGGTAGCTCCCAGTCGTGGACCTCGTCGGGGACGCCGGCGATGTCGAGGAATCCGCTGCCGGAGATAGAAGCCCGGTTCTTGGAGAAGAGCGTGATGGTGAGGATCCACTGCGAGGATGGCAAGGGGGTGGCTGCGAGGGTGCTCACCGAGGTCGACGAGCTCCACCTCAGCATCATCCACGCAAATGTCACGCCATTCCCGGCTAGCACTCTGATCATAACCATCACGGCAAAG GTGGAGGAGGGCTTCACCGTCACAGCGGACGAGATCCTTGGCAGACTCAACTCTGCATTGCTGCATAGTAGCAGCTGCAACAGCCCTGAAGAAACAGGAAACTAG